A stretch of the Terriglobia bacterium genome encodes the following:
- a CDS encoding NAD(P)-binding domain-containing protein, with translation MPASLLPEEGEMKKIGVLGSGTVGEVLADGLLKHGYEVMRGSRDPGKLADWKKRAGSRARTGTFAETARFGELIMLAVKGSAAESVLDQCDAAALAGKTVIDATNPIADKPPVNGVLSFFTGTNESLMERLQHRIPTARFVKAFSCVGNAFMVNPDFAGVRPTMFICGHDAGAKEEAGEILDRFGWDVEDMGEIEAARAIEPLCMLWCIPGLREDRWNHAFKLLRK, from the coding sequence ATGCCGGCCTCCTTGCTGCCTGAGGAGGGAGAAATGAAAAAGATTGGTGTCCTTGGCTCCGGAACCGTCGGCGAGGTTCTTGCCGATGGACTGCTCAAACATGGCTACGAGGTAATGCGCGGCTCCCGCGACCCGGGCAAACTCGCGGACTGGAAAAAGCGCGCCGGCTCCCGCGCGCGCACGGGAACCTTCGCCGAGACTGCGCGCTTCGGCGAACTCATCATGCTGGCCGTGAAGGGATCAGCCGCGGAGTCGGTCCTCGACCAGTGCGACGCCGCCGCCCTGGCGGGCAAAACCGTGATTGACGCCACCAATCCCATCGCCGACAAACCGCCCGTGAACGGCGTACTCTCGTTTTTCACGGGCACGAACGAATCGCTGATGGAGAGGCTCCAGCACAGAATCCCCACGGCCCGCTTCGTCAAGGCCTTTTCCTGCGTCGGGAACGCCTTTATGGTGAATCCCGATTTCGCCGGTGTTCGCCCGACCATGTTTATCTGCGGCCATGACGCCGGTGCCAAGGAGGAAGCCGGGGAGATCCTCGATCGCTTTGGATGGGACGTCGAAGACATGGGGGAAATCGAAGCGGCGCGAGCCATAGAGCCCCTGTGCATGCTCTGGTGCATACCGGGCCTGCGCGAGGACCGCTGGAACCACGCGTTCAAGCTTTTGAGGAAGTGA